In Hydractinia symbiolongicarpus strain clone_291-10 chromosome 4, HSymV2.1, whole genome shotgun sequence, the following proteins share a genomic window:
- the LOC130641119 gene encoding uncharacterized protein LOC130641119: protein MRSKRLKLMPDKDNRFCCPVADCDSESYGSKRGCRKHVYNRHGWFYYFDKRPNIDEVLPHFSTRNRIKDPQRKRASTFSMPSFAKTCNLAVAFRTWLKSPGGGGKDHSQADQITCKVLKYAKYCCEDSPSVWEVPFPVIDYCVGSINMLSDFVDFLRDQWKVGFSGIIGYMNAIGHMLDYRRSTDVLTLINEYIDNVRRRLNPTNDYLLVCRNGKQLTRISDVFGRIVYQAIGKYINPTRYRQIIETESVAHLETKEQAILSQDQKHTSQVAKVHYQKTESRNIAAKARLCMDKLRDQTTCTLTVSEINSNTKNVKTSGSTLEHETPVQTRQKKVSFSAMEDKFLQAGLQKYGNAKWTSILADPNYSFHCSRKASTLAVRAKTKQFI, encoded by the exons ATGAGATCGAAAAGGCTTAAGTTAATGCCTGATAAAGATAACCGCTTTTGTTGTCCTGTGGCTGATTGTGACAGCGAGTCGTATGGAAGTAAAAGAGGGTGTAGAAAACATGTCTATAACCGTCATGGATGGTTTTATTATTTCGATAAAAGACCGAATATCGACGAAGTACTTCCCCACTTCAGTACGAGAAATCGCATAAAAGATCCCCAAAGAAAGCGCGCCTCCACATTTTCAATGCCGTCTTTTGCTAAAACATGTAATTTGGCAGTTGCATTTAGGACATGGTTAAAAAGTCCAGGTGGTGGTGGTAAAGATCATTCTCAGGCCGATCAAATAActtgtaaagttttaaagtatGCCAAATATTGCTGCGAGGATTCTCCTTCGGTATGGGAAGTACCATTCCCTGTTATCGACTACTGTGTTGGCTCTATTAATATGCTTTCTGATTTCGTAGATTTTTTGAGAGACCAATGGAAGGTTGGCTTCTCAGGAATAATTGGCTACATGAATGCTATTGGGCACATGCTTGATTACAGACGAAGCACAG ATGTACTCACACTAATAAACGAATACATTGACAATGTACGACGAAGATTGAACCCCACCAACGATTATCTACTAGTGTGTCGAAATGGTAAGCAGTTGACGCGTATTTCGGACGTATTCGGTAGAATTGTTTATCAAGCAATTGGTAAGTATATAAATCCTACACGATATAGGCAAATCATCGAAACCGAAAGTGTTGCACACTTAGAAACAAAAGAACAAGCAATTCTTTCTCAAGATCAAAAACACACGTCGCAGGTAGCTAAAGTTCATTACCAGAAGACTGAATCGCGCAATATAGCTGCAAAAGCCAGGTTATGTATGGATAAATTACGAGATCAAACAACGTGTACTTTAACTGTAAGCGAAATCAATAGTAACACCAAAAATGTGAAAACGTCTGGAAGTACTTTGGAACACGAAACACCTGTTCAAACGAGACAGAAAAAAGTTAGTTTTAGTGCCATGGAGGACAAGTTTTTACAAGCTGGGCTACAAAAATATGGCAATGCAAAATGGACTTCCATTCTCGCAGATCCTAACTACTCCTTTCATTGTAGCCGTAAAGCTAGTACATTGGCGGTTAGAGCGAAGACAAAACAATTTATATAA